The genomic segment AACAAGGTCAAGGttcctgttctgtttttttaaggGATATAAAAGAGCATGCacgttttaatattttgttacaTGAAACATAATATATTCAacgcatgtcttttttttttgcccatagATATCAGCAGTCATCCAAGTCATCCAGTCATCCCAGCACTCTGCAGCCTGGCACCAAGTCTGAATCGCTgagagaggagatggaggaggcagCAAATCGGATGGAGATTTGCAGAGTGAGTCACCAACCAGAGCAAATCATATATTATGCTCTGGtttgtgcttctttttgctCTCCTGTTATAACCCCCTGCACGTATCAGACATAACTGGACCATACTGCCAGGATATTACTCTTAAGAGATTACTACTAAAAGATGATTTTCTCCCTCAATTTTCAGGATCAATTGTCAGCAGATATGTACAATTTTGTGGCCAAAGAAATAGACTATGCAAATTACTTCCAGACAGTAAGTACGCTGTATCATTACCACTTTAATCTCAGTGCCAAAGCATATAATTTTTTCACTTTCATGCAAATAACATTCCATTTTTAGCTAGTTTAACAGTGCACATTGTAGATGAGCTGATATATGCATCTTTTGACACAATTTTGTTATAGTTTGTTTTTGGTAATCAGTTCTCATTCTTATTTCCTCTAAAGCTGATAGAAACACAGGCAGAATATCACAGGAAGTCACTGGAAATTCTTCATAGTGTCCTGCCCCAGATTAAAGCTCATCAAGGTGAGTCATGCACTGTTTATGTGTGGAGGTGTGTGAGTAGAGATCTGATGTTTCCTGTTTCTGCACCCTGAGCAATATCACGATGACATGTAAAGGAGAAGTCAAAAGCCAGATGTGTCACATAACAACCTCATTAAGCAATCATGATGTAGTTTTTTATTCAATGTACAGCAAGGCAGTCTTCAGtttcatattttcataataaataCCAAATACCATTAAACCTTTGTGCAAAAGCTTCCAAAACAAGATGACAGCTGTGATGCGGAGGTGttattgtgtctgtgtgtgattcTTGCTGTGATATTGTGTTGCAGAGGCGTGGGTGGAGAAGCCATCGTTTGGCAAGTCTCTGGAGGAACACCTGAATATTAGTGGGAGAGAGATTGCCTTTCCCATAGAAGCCTGCGTCACCATGCTGTTAGAGTGTGGCATGCAAGAGGAGGTACAGGAAGCAAACACAAACTCAACACTTGCTAATTTTGAGttcatatttttgttctgtattGTTTATTGCATGCAAAACAAGTCCAAATGTGTGTTTATCAAATAAAGTATCACATTGTTTCTCACCTGTCACTGTCAGATGTTCAGGTCATCTTATAACTGATAGGTTATGTAATTCCTTTGTAATGTCTGCAGGGTCTCTTTAGAGTGGCTCCATCAGCCTCTAAACTAAAGAAGCTTAAAGCCTCCCTGGACTGTGGAGTTCTGGATGTGCAGGAGTACTCCTCCGACCCACACGCCATTGCAGGTGAAGTacacccacacatgcatgttcaaAACCTATTTCCATAACAACAATCCCTGCACTCAGTCACTGTTTGTcaggaagaaaaatgcaaatatttctaTGTAAAATTACAcgatttttaattgattttatacACATCAGAATAGACTTTTTGTCATTGTACAATGTCAGttacagtgaaaagaaaaacatcagatttgGAAAATGTCGATCTCCTAGACAGCCTCACAGTTCCTAAGAAGTCTTCATCAGCTCTTCCCTTGGTGTTCTTTTCCCGCTCTGCCTGCTCAGATAATTCAGTGTATTACACACATTAGTATGAAATCTGTGTTGAGTAATCTGAATCTGGCAGCTGCACTATCTGCAAGGGCCTGCTAGAGGGGAGTGAAAATATAGGGCAAGGCCTCGCCAGGGctctgaagaaagaaaacaacccTCCACTTGCCgaccaatttatttattattttacccTTGCCTTGCTTTTCTCACCCACAGGGGCACTGAAATCATACCTCCGTGAGCTCCCCAAGCCGTTAATGACCACTGAACTTTATGATGAATGGATTCAGGCCTCCAAGTGAGTTGTTATtatcttattaaaaatatttcttgagTTATGCCATTGGCAATGATGAGAAGTAGAAAATAGTGCAAAGTCTTCTTACAGAGGCCCACaactgccaaaataaaaaatgatgacATTTATTAGGAAGTGGAGCAAAAGTAAAccttaatgatttttttccacCTGTTTTTTACAGTATTCAAGATATGGACAAGAGACTACAAGCTTTAAtgacagtgtgtgaaaaactcCCCACAGACAACTTAAATAATTTCAGgtagtttattttttctgattttccaCCCATTTATTTGTGCATGTATATCATACACAGCCCTCGAAGTTTGCATATAAACTCACCAGAACAATATCATTCAGTTTGTGTTATGTGATATCTTTTCAATCAAGAAAATTTAGATTagagctttaaaagaaaaataacagcagcagcagttttggCTGCAGAAATGCAAATGTCACCACCAACAGTCCGGAAAATGTATTACTTCTGCAGTATTGACGTTTATGCCAAGGACTTTTATAGTTGTACCAGCTGCTGGTTTTAACCTAACTTTTCCAATCATAGacagtaaatataaatacacataCAACTCAAATCAAACAGCTCCACTTTATGATGTGTTTGTCAGTGACTAGAGGAGAAATTGATTGCTATTTTGTAATTAAACAATGAAATGTTTTCTCCAACATGTCCAACAGAAAAGTAAGTCTGTTTTAATGTAGACTCTTTCATTCAAACCTGCAGATATCTGATCAAATTTCTAGCCAAGCTGAGTGAATATCAAGATTCAAATAAGATGACTCCTGGTAATATGGCTATTGTCCTTGGACCTAACCTGCTGTGGACTCACACAGAGCCGTATGTTTTTCTCATGAATCCCTGATTCACTTCATTTTTCATGGTTTGAATTGTGCATAGCTAAACACAGAGCAATTATATTGTAGCAcgttttttccatctttctagGAACATGACAGAGATGATGACCACTGTGTCCCTACAGATTGTTGGCATCATTGAACCCATCATTCAGCATGCCGACTGGTTCTTCCCTGGAGGTGGGATTAACATTACTATGTATGTAATATTGTAATTACTCTGGGAGGCAGTTTATTTTATCCCTCTTCCACAATTGTGCCTAGAGTATATCactgaaattttaaataacctTATCGATGATGGTCTATAATTTGAACTTACCTCATTTTAATTTAGTCCTTTTCCCTTTTTGCTAAGCTTATGATGATAATTTGTGTTAttattgactttttttgttagtttataCAAATAGTATAAATATGTTTAcccaaaaacacataaaatatgtaTGCAGCAATATAATAATATGATGATACAGtaatacaacaaaaacatacaaggGGCTCATCAGACCATGCACTATGCAAAACCTCTACATTACTCCCTGTTAATTGAACAAGTATGTCCACAAATATGTGTTATTTTACGAAAATGAACCCCCAATTTTTCATCGCCATACAAATAATTGCCTTTGGATGTCAGTATCCTATTTTATAgtatattttatagtttttcttCCCACTGATGTTCCTGATGATTGCCTGTTGTGTTTTGTTAGAAGCTTTAGGATGTAGATACATTTCTAAAGTAGTTGCACTTTAACAGAATTTTAAAGACCACTGTAACATAGTACAGTTACATATATTTGCTGATATTTTGTTTGCTTCTGCTACAGAGATTGAATTCAACTTGACAGGCAGCTATGGCAGCCCAATCCACACCAACCACAACTCCAACTATAGCTCCATGCCCTCACCAGACATGGACCAATGCGATcgcaagcagcagcagcacgacCAGAGCCGCCGCCCACTGAGTGTCGCCACTGACAACATGATGCTGGAGTTTTACAAGAAAGATGGGTATGATGCCAAGCTCCTATGCTGTACACTTCTCACTCTCCTTACATCCctctttcactttctcttcACCCACATTTCTTCACAAGCAGCTGACAATGAATTCTTTGCATTCACACATCAAAAATTTTATACAAACTGTGATCATCAGTCCAGTGCATCAGGCACCTTTACTAGTCATTCCAGCACAAAACAACACCCCCTATTATCAGTATTCATCAAGAGGAGGCTGAGTAACCTGACTGGCATTGTCTCTATGGCAACAGGTCTGTGATGGAGATCTGCTggttgcatcttttttttctaaggaaATATTTCTCTGGTGCTATcttcccatcctcccacacccagcTCCTCCTTCACAGTCTGGCTAACACGTCACCTGGCCTGAGTCATTTATCCAGCTGGTGGAAAATAACcataggacaaaaaaaaatcccttcatttttttttaacatatagtTGTCATTTTAGAGACATTTATCAGAAACTGCAACACTTTAATTTATGCTGACAGAAAATATATTCTGTCTATTTTAAGTAATTAGCAGTCATATAAATGGCTTTCAGTAGCAGTGCAATAAGGTAATGAGGCCTTACATCCTCTCACCTCTTCTAACACCCCTCTAATCTTCCTTGCCACTGTGGATCTCATCCCCCTATCAGATACTGTGAGTGACTGAGTAGTTTTATTCTCTAATTTATATGTATGGGACAATGGCATGAAATATGAATGTAAACACAAAGATAAGGCAAATTTCCACCCAATTTCCAAGATAAAGATATGgcagataaattaataaaaacaacaatcaaTGACTTAAATAATACAATATCAATAAAACATTATCAGAACATATAAGAAACTAGTTGTATAAGAACAAAGGCACCGGCGTGCCTCATACATACATTGCAATACATCTACAATACACCTAAAATCCCTAACACATACTTATGTATCCATTTACAACCACATAGCAAACCCCACAAGCCACAGTCTGGTTTAGTGAAATGTCCGCCTTACTTATGACCTCATGTCCCCTTTGCCTCTCTTCTCCACTACTAACGCAGCATTAGGAAGATACAAAGGTATCGTAtcattttttcccccaacaGTTTTTCCTAACAACCCCTGCTCACTTTATAATGGTTTCGTTATCATCGTGCATAACTCCGGACATTTGTTTGTCTCTAGTATGGGCGTCCGGGTTATGGATACCTCCTGGGTGTCTCGCAAGGGTTCATCCACATTGGTACGGAAGACTTCCTCCACCCCTCCAGGCATGCAAGGGCCTTGTTCTCCTGCAGACACGCTCATCCCCGAACAACCTGGGGAGCTTGCTACCTCTCCATCGGCCACACCACCACCTGGAGAAAGGGTTTGGTAAGTTCCCATGGACATGCTgtccctcttcttcctcatgcATCTACTCATCCTTCttgtcatcaccatcattaccaTCAACAATCCTGATTAAGTGTGATCTGTAATCTACAGTTATTGTACTCTTTTGAGTGTATCTTTATCAGCGTGTCCATACCtcattctattttattattataatttcacACTCACATATTTTGAGTTTCCTGTTGGCCTCTTTGTCAGGTTGATGTTCTGtaggtgacttttttttttctttaatttgactTTGAATATGTTTAGTCCAAGTACTATGTAGAAGTTGTATATTTGTACACACCACTAAGCTTTGATCTGCAAGTCTTTGCAAGCATGCTCATACACCCAGTATCTCACTGTTGTGGCTTGGCTTTGTCACCTTTGGTCATGAatggtttatttttctcttgacaCTTCACGATTTCATCATATTtatcacataaaaccacatgAATAATCACCTCATGACACTGACTCTGCCTGTGTGGCAGGCAAGAGATAATATGGCTTATGGCTTGGCTAGCTTTCCCCTCATTTCCTGTGGCTCTTTCAGCCATTGAAAGGGTTTTGTGTCTGTTTCACACTGCCCTGGGCTGGCTGCAGGACCTGGGATGCAAATAAGTCATATAGGATTAGAATAGATAGGGTTTCCATATCCACTGAGGAGATATTTAGCTCAGCTCAATTATTTTAGAAGCTACAGACCAACACTTTGGCTCCAGAGAAAGATCCTCAGGGCTCTATGCAGTGTGCAGACACAAGGTGATCACAGAGGAAGTCCTACACAGTGTATTCTTTTCCTTTGGCGataaaactttcttttctttgctgtctCTTTGTGCTTGTCTTTGTATTTTCACTGAGCTGACTGTGTGCTAAGCTTGGTGCCCACTGCTACGctaaaatgcagtttatttcccttttttttaaccctgttttTGGACCAGTACCACACTAACACACCTTAATCATCAAAACAGCTTATCCTTTATCGCTCCAATACGTTTCCCTGTTCAGTCACTAGAGCTGTTTTATTTGTGCTGTCTATTCTTTCAATATCTACAGCTCAGACAACGTGTCGCCCAATCGGCCGGACACTTCTCATGCCCACCCACCCCTTGGGGAGGACCGGCCACCTCCCCCTTACCCCACCTCCTCGTGCCACGCTGCCCCCCACCACTTCTATCCCAAACCCCCGCCCTGCGCTCGCCCTGTGGCACCAGGTCCCGAGTCCCAGCCCCCTGGctcacccccacccccactgcGCTGGTCAGGCTTCACTCCTCCTGCCCcgcctccttcctcctcttcctcttcatcctcttcatcacttGACATCAATTCAAACCCCAAACCTAGCTGTCTGCACTTCCCCAAGCACAGTCCACCTGGTGACATGTCGCATGTCCCCCCTACCGACACAAATGCTTCACCACTCTACATCAAAACCCCTTTGGTACTAACCCGCCATGACCAGGCCCTTGGCAACCCCCCTAGCCTCCCTTCGTCCGTGCCCCCGCCCCCACCGTGGGCTGCCTGTCCATGTGCCCGAGAGAGAGGACCCCCCAGGCTGACTAGGTAAATACAACACACCCATGGCCGTGATGGATGCTTCATAGAGTGGCAGCTGTATTTTTCCTCTAGCTCGCTGGCTCATGTTTGCTTTTTGctttcgtttttctttttttttttcttcttttatttctcccctttCAAGTTACATATCTAAGATTCTGTAACATTCAGGTTGGCTGGGAATGTCTGTCAAGCAGGTAGCCTAGCAACCAAGGATGTTACTGGCTTACGCAGTCTAACGCTTGTTTTGATAAGGTAGTAACACATGGAAAATGCAGCAAATGGCTTATGAACATGTTAATTTAGacatttgcagcatttttttttttttttttaatcaatggatgaaaattatttttgttgctgGCTAAAaggttaaacacatttttttatatatggcCCAGTAATAAGTACAGTGCAGTATAGAATATTATCATACAACATAAGCATCTTCCATTAAAGAGCAAAGTGCTGAGTTTGTATAGAGTGACTCTGGCACCTTCTTGACTCACAAGTCTTTGGTGTTACAATCACACAGGACAGCATGAATCATTATGACATTTCTGTCAGCTCGCTTGACAACACTCCATCCATTCAGAGGCTCCAGAACTTGCCTCTTGGATGGTTTATTTGTTTAAGACAAAAAGCTCAGTGCAGAAAATTGCTATCAGTTTTCCATTACAGGACATAAAATGTGACTACTGTTCTGAGAGACTGAGGCACTTTGTGTACAATACAAGTTCATTTGAAGActgatttagtttaaaaaaatatacaacaaaaacatctaaCAACTTATGGTAAAACACAGAGCAtgtctaatttaaaataatagacACGGTAAGATAgggtatattttatattaaaaagacAGGATAAAGAATCAGTGAGTAAAGATGTTCCTTGAAATTTGGTTGTCACATCTGATGATTACTTGAGTCTGCATATCCATGtgttctgtttatttactttagggATAGTTAAAGGATCCAGCATGCACtgatcagccacaacattaaatcATTCACAGGCAAAGTATTGACAAGCAATGTTAATTTTATTCCAGTGCAATATTCTGCTCCAAAAACCTGCATCTTCACATTTACATGGATGCTACTTTTACATGACTTTACCTAAATAGTTTTGCGAAGCCGTACTGTGAAATTACTACTGTACATGTTAAAGGCTCCTAAAACATTAcatcattcatttttttcttgctcaCATTTTGTATTACATAAAACTGTCCCAAATGTTAGACAAATCAGAAAAGTTCACAATCCACACAAGGGGGTCAGAGAGTCTGAATGGTGGTGTTGCACCTCAGAATGTAATGCAAGAGAATCATGTTTGAGTCTCATGAGCCAAATTTGTCCAACAACTTCTCAGGTTTTCACCTTTCAGTCACATTTTGACAGACatgcttagtttttttttcaaatattgataataaaaatattgtaagagctaatgataaaaaaaactctaattAGGCTTAAATATTAGTAAATACATGGTTCTATGTGATTATATGTACAGAATTTCTGCACCTTCGTTTTGACCATACAATAATTCACACATGTGGACAAACATGCCTACTCACATTTTCTGTGGGACCCGGCTACTGAGAGGGAAAATTCTAGTTATGATTTTATCTCTGATGTAAAGCAACCATCTGTTCAAAGTTTTGGGGAATTATGTGTGCTTTTTATGTAAAGAAGAGGAAGTAAAAAAGTTGGGATTGTGGGTCTGTAGTCAAGCTATTTAACTTATTTCTTTTGCTCTGTATCATATTCTTGGatgcaaaaaatattttgatttttctgAGAGTGTAATTTTACGACAGTGTATCACTCacatgatggtggtgatggtggttgtGACTGTGGTGGCACTGAGGTAATGTACAACATATGTggttaacaaaacaaacaaaaaaatactgttTCTGGTATGTGATGCATACTAATGTctgcatgttttctgttgtttttttttttcagtacatTAAAGAGTAAAGAGCTTTCCCCTGTAATTGGACACAAAGCCATCCAAGTGGCAGTTCCAACAGTGccccccagcagcagcagccctcAGAGCAGCAACCAGTCACCCCACTCCACAGAGCAGAGTCCACACACCTTACGCAAAGGTCAGTATCTTTTTCAGTCTAAGCTTACTCTGACTTTCTTGAGTTTAATGATTCTTGTACATCAAACTGATGTCAAAAAGACCTGCTGATCTTAAGGTCTTGTGTTTTCGTAGGCTCCAAGAAGTTGGCCCCTGTGCCTCCCAAGGTCCCTTACGTCCAGTCTGGAGGGATGTCTGACCAATCCACAGGTCAGCCATCACCAGTCAGCCTTTCCCCAACACCTCCTAGCACCCCTTCCCCTTATGGATTGACCTGTCCTCCAGGGCAAGTACCACCATCCTCCCCTGGGCAGACTCCACTTGGGGCACACCACTCCCTTTCGTCGCCACCCTCCTTGACAGGAACACTCACCAAGTCAAGGCCTGCCCCTAAACCCAGGCAGAGACCCAGTCTACCCCCTCCTCAGCCGCCCACAGTTCCCCCAGGGCTCTCTAGCCCAGCCATGGCCCCAATTCCCCAGCCTCTGGAGCAGGGCCTTCT from the Melanotaenia boesemani isolate fMelBoe1 chromosome 2, fMelBoe1.pri, whole genome shotgun sequence genome contains:
- the arhgap44a gene encoding rho GTPase-activating protein 44 isoform X4, whose amino-acid sequence is MKKQFNRMRQLANQTVGRAEKTEVLSEDLLQVEKRLDLVKQVTHSTHKKLAACLQGQQGTDTEKRSVKSPSKKLPLTILAQCLEEGAAVLGDDSLLGKMLKLCGDTEEKLAQELLQFEFQIERDVVEPLYVLAEVDIPNIQKQRKHLAKLVLDMDSARTRYQQSSKSSSHPSTLQPGTKSESLREEMEEAANRMEICRDQLSADMYNFVAKEIDYANYFQTLIETQAEYHRKSLEILHSVLPQIKAHQEAWVEKPSFGKSLEEHLNISGREIAFPIEACVTMLLECGMQEEGLFRVAPSASKLKKLKASLDCGVLDVQEYSSDPHAIAGALKSYLRELPKPLMTTELYDEWIQASNIQDMDKRLQALMTVCEKLPTDNLNNFRYLIKFLAKLSEYQDSNKMTPGNMAIVLGPNLLWTHTEPNMTEMMTTVSLQIVGIIEPIIQHADWFFPGEIEFNLTGSYGSPIHTNHNSNYSSMPSPDMDQCDRKQQQHDQSRRPLSVATDNMMLEFYKKDGIRKIQSMGVRVMDTSWVSRKGSSTLVRKTSSTPPGMQGPCSPADTLIPEQPGELATSPSATPPPGERVCTLKSKELSPVIGHKAIQVAVPTVPPSSSSPQSSNQSPHSTEQSPHTLRKGSKKLAPVPPKVPYVQSGGMSDQSTGQPSPVSLSPTPPSTPSPYGLTCPPGQVPPSSPGQTPLGAHHSLSSPPSLTGTLTKSRPAPKPRQRPSLPPPQPPTVPPGLSSPAMAPIPQPLEQGLLDGLSPGESMSTDIFNYEIPSINVNLDSLIDEFSGAPCRRSLAVTDSPEGDAVPEEEPQSTIL
- the arhgap44a gene encoding rho GTPase-activating protein 44 isoform X1 → MKKQFNRMRQLANQTVGRAEKTEVLSEDLLQVEKRLDLVKQVTHSTHKKLAACLQGQQGTDTEKRSVKSPSKKLPLTILAQCLEEGAAVLGDDSLLGKMLKLCGDTEEKLAQELLQFEFQIERDVVEPLYVLAEVDIPNIQKQRKHLAKLVLDMDSARTRYQQSSKSSSHPSTLQPGTKSESLREEMEEAANRMEICRDQLSADMYNFVAKEIDYANYFQTLIETQAEYHRKSLEILHSVLPQIKAHQEAWVEKPSFGKSLEEHLNISGREIAFPIEACVTMLLECGMQEEGLFRVAPSASKLKKLKASLDCGVLDVQEYSSDPHAIAGALKSYLRELPKPLMTTELYDEWIQASNIQDMDKRLQALMTVCEKLPTDNLNNFRYLIKFLAKLSEYQDSNKMTPGNMAIVLGPNLLWTHTEPNMTEMMTTVSLQIVGIIEPIIQHADWFFPGEIEFNLTGSYGSPIHTNHNSNYSSMPSPDMDQCDRKQQQHDQSRRPLSVATDNMMLEFYKKDGIRKIQSMGVRVMDTSWVSRKGSSTLVRKTSSTPPGMQGPCSPADTLIPEQPGELATSPSATPPPGERVCSDNVSPNRPDTSHAHPPLGEDRPPPPYPTSSCHAAPHHFYPKPPPCARPVAPGPESQPPGSPPPPLRWSGFTPPAPPPSSSSSSSSSSLDINSNPKPSCLHFPKHSPPGDMSHVPPTDTNASPLYIKTPLVLTRHDQALGNPPSLPSSVPPPPPWAACPCARERGPPRLTSTLKSKELSPVIGHKAIQVAVPTVPPSSSSPQSSNQSPHSTEQSPHTLRKGSKKLAPVPPKVPYVQSGGMSDQSTGQPSPVSLSPTPPSTPSPYGLTCPPGQVPPSSPGQTPLGAHHSLSSPPSLTGTLTKSRPAPKPRQRPSLPPPQPPTVPPGLSSPAMAPIPQPLEQGLLDGLSPGESMSTDIFNYEIPSINVNLDSLIDEFSGAPCRRSLAVTDSPEGDAVPEEEPQSTIL
- the arhgap44a gene encoding rho GTPase-activating protein 44 isoform X3, which encodes MKKQFNRMRQLANQTVGRAEKTEVLSEDLLQVEKRLDLVKQVTHSTHKKLAACLQGQQGTDTEKRSVKSPSKKLPLTILAQCLEEGAAVLGDDSLLGKMLKLCGDTEEKLAQELLQFEFQIERDVVEPLYVLAEVDIPNIQKQRKHLAKLVLDMDSARTRYQQSSKSSSHPSTLQPGTKSESLREEMEEAANRMEICRDQLSADMYNFVAKEIDYANYFQTLIETQAEYHRKSLEILHSVLPQIKAHQEAWVEKPSFGKSLEEHLNISGREIAFPIEACVTMLLECGMQEEGLFRVAPSASKLKKLKASLDCGVLDVQEYSSDPHAIAGALKSYLRELPKPLMTTELYDEWIQASNIQDMDKRLQALMTVCEKLPTDNLNNFRYLIKFLAKLSEYQDSNKMTPGNMAIVLGPNLLWTHTEPNMTEMMTTVSLQIVGIIEPIIQHADWFFPGEIEFNLTGSYGSPIHTNHNSNYSSMPSPDMDQCDRKQQQHDQSRRPLSVATDNMMLEFYKKDGIRKIQSMGVRVMDTSWVSRKGSSTLVRKTSSTPPGMQGPCSPADTLIPEQPGELATSPSATPPPGERVCSDNVSPNRPDTSHAHPPLGEDRPPPPYPTSSCHAAPHHFYPKPPPCARPVAPGPESQPPGSPPPPLRWSGFTPPAPPPSSSSSSSSSSLDINSNPKPSCLHFPKHSPPGDMSHVPPTDTNASPLYIKTPLVLTRHDQALGNPPSLPSSVPPPPPWAACPCARERGPPRLTSTLKSKELSPVIGHKAIQVAVPTVPPSSSSPQSSNQSPHSTEQSPHTLRKGSKKLAPVPPKVPYVQSGGMSDQSTGQPSPVSLSPTPPSTPSPYGLTCPPGQVPPSSPGQTPLGAHHSLSSPPSLTGTLTKSRPAPKPRQRPSLPPPQPPTVPPGLSSPAMAPIPQPLEQGLLDGLSPGESMSTAV
- the arhgap44a gene encoding rho GTPase-activating protein 44 isoform X2 is translated as MKKQFNRMRQLANQTVGRAEKTEVLSEDLLQVEKRLDLVKQVTHSTHKKLAACLQGQQGTDTEKRSVKSPSKKLPLTILAQCLEEGAAVLGDDSLLGKMLKLCGDTEEKLAQELLQFEFQIERDVVEPLYVLAEVDIPNIQKQRKHLAKLVLDMDSARTRYQQSSKSSSHPSTLQPGTKSESLREEMEEAANRMEICRDQLSADMYNFVAKEIDYANYFQTLIETQAEYHRKSLEILHSVLPQIKAHQEAWVEKPSFGKSLEEHLNISGREIAFPIEACVTMLLECGMQEEGLFRVAPSASKLKKLKASLDCGVLDVQEYSSDPHAIAGALKSYLRELPKPLMTTELYDEWIQASNIQDMDKRLQALMTVCEKLPTDNLNNFRYLIKFLAKLSEYQDSNKMTPGNMAIVLGPNLLWTHTEPNMTEMMTTVSLQIVGIIEPIIQHADWFFPGEIEFNLTGSYGSPIHTNHNSNYSSMPSPDMDQCDRKQQQHDQSRRPLSVATDNMMLEFYKKDGMGVRVMDTSWVSRKGSSTLVRKTSSTPPGMQGPCSPADTLIPEQPGELATSPSATPPPGERVCSDNVSPNRPDTSHAHPPLGEDRPPPPYPTSSCHAAPHHFYPKPPPCARPVAPGPESQPPGSPPPPLRWSGFTPPAPPPSSSSSSSSSSLDINSNPKPSCLHFPKHSPPGDMSHVPPTDTNASPLYIKTPLVLTRHDQALGNPPSLPSSVPPPPPWAACPCARERGPPRLTSTLKSKELSPVIGHKAIQVAVPTVPPSSSSPQSSNQSPHSTEQSPHTLRKGSKKLAPVPPKVPYVQSGGMSDQSTGQPSPVSLSPTPPSTPSPYGLTCPPGQVPPSSPGQTPLGAHHSLSSPPSLTGTLTKSRPAPKPRQRPSLPPPQPPTVPPGLSSPAMAPIPQPLEQGLLDGLSPGESMSTDIFNYEIPSINVNLDSLIDEFSGAPCRRSLAVTDSPEGDAVPEEEPQSTIL
- the arhgap44a gene encoding rho GTPase-activating protein 44 isoform X5 translates to MKKQFNRMRQLANQTVGRAEKTEVLSEDLLQVEKRLDLVKQVTHSTHKKLAACLQGQQGTDTEKRSVKSPSKKLPLTILAQCLEEGAAVLGDDSLLGKMLKLCGDTEEKLAQELLQFEFQIERDVVEPLYVLAEVDIPNIQKQRKHLAKLVLDMDSARTRYQQSSKSSSHPSTLQPGTKSESLREEMEEAANRMEICRDQLSADMYNFVAKEIDYANYFQTLIETQAEYHRKSLEILHSVLPQIKAHQEAWVEKPSFGKSLEEHLNISGREIAFPIEACVTMLLECGMQEEGLFRVAPSASKLKKLKASLDCGVLDVQEYSSDPHAIAGALKSYLRELPKPLMTTELYDEWIQASNIQDMDKRLQALMTVCEKLPTDNLNNFRYLIKFLAKLSEYQDSNKMTPGNMAIVLGPNLLWTHTEPNMTEMMTTVSLQIVGIIEPIIQHADWFFPGEIEFNLTGSYGSPIHTNHNSNYSSMPSPDMDQCDRKQQQHDQSRRPLSVATDNMMLEFYKKDGMGVRVMDTSWVSRKGSSTLVRKTSSTPPGMQGPCSPADTLIPEQPGELATSPSATPPPGERVCTLKSKELSPVIGHKAIQVAVPTVPPSSSSPQSSNQSPHSTEQSPHTLRKGSKKLAPVPPKVPYVQSGGMSDQSTGQPSPVSLSPTPPSTPSPYGLTCPPGQVPPSSPGQTPLGAHHSLSSPPSLTGTLTKSRPAPKPRQRPSLPPPQPPTVPPGLSSPAMAPIPQPLEQGLLDGLSPGESMSTGKHQPLATTPPPPPQVGLQRPSLRLAVALSNGDGGRV